The Geminocystis sp. NIES-3708 genomic sequence ATTAAACCTCCATAAAACTCTTAAGTATAATGTAATTTTAATATTTTATCTTTTACTTTATCAGTAAAATCAAATTTATTTTAGGATTATTCCGGAGTAAATGTAATGGAAAAAATTGTCCCTTGACTATTACCATTAACGAATATTTCAGCATCTAATTGTTGACTTAATAATCGAACTAATCGTAACCCTAAAGAGTTACTTTTTTCCCAGTCTAAATTTACTGGTAATCCGATACCATTGTCTATCACTTCTAATTTTACCTGTTCTTCTTCTTTTACCATCAAATTAATAGTAACTTCTCCTTCTCCATTGGGAAAAGCGTGTTTAAAAGCATTAGTTACTAATTCATTGATTAATAACCCAGCAGGAATTGCTGTTTCAATACTTAAAAAACATTCTTGCAAATGGGTAATGGGTTTAATACCTGTATGATAATGATTATAAGAAAGAAATAAATTTGATACCAGTCGGTTAATATAATCGGCAAAATTGATTTGAGAAAGATCATGAGACTGATATAATTGCTCATGAATTACTGCCATGGTTTGAATGCGATTTTGACTGTCTTGAAACAGAATTTTTACAGCTTCATCTTCTATATAACTAGATTGTAAATTCAATAATCCTGAGATAACATATAAATTATTTTTTACCCGATGATGAACTTCTTTTAATAATATTTCTTTTTCTTGTAAAGATTTAAACAACTTTTCTTCCGCTAAATGTCTTTCCGTCACATCCGTAGAAATACCATCAATACTTACTGCTCTACCATATTTATCATATACTATATGAGATCTTTCTCGAATCCAACGAGTATCCCCCGTCGATAATTGAATTTTATATTCTAACTCCCAACTTTTCCCATAATCATTTTGTAAAATACCTAACTCATAACTTTCCATAATATCTGCCCAAGTTTTTTCCACTGATTGACGATATTCTGAGACTACCATATCTAATAAGATGCCTCGATTTGCTAAAATATCTGCAGGAGAATGACCATATAATATTTGACAAGCAGGATTTATATAACGGGGTTGCAAATCTGGTAATGACATTGACCAAACTACGTCTTGTAAAGAGCTTAATACACTATTTAGTCTTCCTTCACTTTCTTGTAATGAGGCTTCCGCTTGTTTACGACCACTTATATCATTAATAATAGCGATAAAGTAGGATGGATCAACTGCCACCCATACTACAGACATAGTTAAATTAACCCACAATAATTGATCATCAGCACAGCGAATACGAATTTCTCTTTCAAAAGTCGCATGATAACCTGATAATAAACCCGATAAATCTGTCAGAGTAGGGGAAACATCATCGGAATCAATGAGAGAATGAAAATCTACATCCGCTAATTGTTCACGAGTATAACCCATTAGTTGAATAAACTTATCATTAACTAAAACTATCTTACCCGGAAGACTAACTTGTACAATTCCAACGGCTGCTTGATTAAAAATACTGCGAAAACGTTGCTCACTTAATTTTAATCGCAATTGTGCTAGTCGAACTTCTTCTATATCTTGTCCACAAGCAATAATACCAATTCCTTGACCATAATTATCAGTAAAACGATTAACATTCCATAACAAAGTTCTTTCGCTACCATCCGCTGTTAAGATTTTATTCTCTAAATTTCGTTGAACTGTTCCCTCATTTAAAGTTATATTTAATTTATCCCTCAAAATATCTCTTTCATCAGGGGCAATAAACAGTAAAAAATAATCTTCCCCCAACACAGCATCCCTTTGCCAACCAAATACTTTTTCGGCTTCCTCATTCCATTCCATGATACGATATTCTTGATTAAGTACCACTAAAACAGTACCGGCTGTTTGCACAAAAGTTCTTAACTGTGTGGTAGTATGCTCTAATTCTTCTGTCCGATCTTTTACCCTTATTTCTAACTCTTCATTAAGACTACGTAATTGAGACTCCGCTTGTTTTGCTAAAGTAATATCTCTAGCCACAGCATAAATAATACCCTCATCATAGGGAAGACTTTTCCATGCTAACCAACGATATTGTCCATCATTGGTTAACCAACGATTCTCAAAATTTACACTAGGAAAACCACTATCCAATTTTTCCAATTCTTGCTTTGTTATTTCCACATCATCAGGATGCACACAAGAAAGTACATTTTGATTAATTATTTCTTCTTCGGTATAACCTAAAGTCGTTAAGAAACTAGAATTAACACGCTTAAATGATCCATCTTTTCCTATAATACAAAACATATCCAGAGAAAGATCAAAAAAGTAGTTGAGTTGTCGCTGAGTTTGAGTGCGTTCAATGGCTGTGGCTAAAACATTAGCAACTGTTTGTAAAAAATCAATTTCTTCTGTCGTAAATTTACGGAGAGTTTTGCTGTAAATACCCATAACTCCAAAACAATTTTCTTTACCCCCAATTGTCACCATTGCACCACTAACAATACCAGTATTATGTAAGAAAGAAGGAGGGCTAAAACGAGTTTCTACTAACAAATCTTCAGTTACCACTGGTTGCATCATCTTTAGAGTATAACCCTGCATCCAACGAGGAGAAGAGCCAATTTGTGCCAATCCTATCCAATCTGATAACCAACCAACTCCTGCTTTGAGTAAAAAAGAGGCATTATTTGACTGCAATTCTAACAAGTCACAATATTCTACTTTCAGAGTTTTACTGACAATATTGACGGTAGTATTCATCAAAATACTTATATCATTGGTAGCTAATGCCGTGTTTCCTAAAGTAGCGATGGCAGTTTGATATTGTGCTATTTGTAATGCTTTTTGGGCATATTCTGATTGTTGAATAGCTATGGCTACCTGTGAGCCTAATTTTTGTAATAATTCTAATTCATCTTCTAACCAATTTCGAGGTTGAAGGCAATTTTGAGCGGCTAATAAACCCCAAAGTCGATTATGAAAAATAATTGGTACAACTAAGTTAGCTTGTATTTGTATCCCCAACAATAAATCCAAATGACAAGGAGAAAGATTTGCCGTAAAAACATTATTCACCGCCTGAATTCTGCCGTTAAGATAAGGTTGAATAAAATCTTTGGCAAAACAGTTATCTTGTACTATCCTGCCTAAAATTGACATTACTCCATTTTTTACCGACTCGGCAATAATAACCCCATCTCCATCAGGATATAACTGATAAACGATAACTCGATCACAATCTAAAAACTGTCTTACCTCATTTACTGTGC encodes the following:
- a CDS encoding PAS domain S-box protein, whose amino-acid sequence is MIYGELDTTIIDYQPILISPDISFLDVVKKLAMGYEYLIVVDELLPLGVISQHLILKIIASNVNIYSLKAKNFCASFPSDKKENLPDIFTIANDIYQDKYIIYGCLNSHNNLIGIITAKSLCRYFNTESFYQKISLEEIVEPNLILIKKNTSLLSIIENLSTNNHLQGFISDFGNRIFSLFSIIKALVNPDWKTQVIENLSFEPLKYLDDQEKITTISKSLEKNYSILVNHYFPNSIISYYTNKYQIDVKTHNNNSCFLHLSNQINLVNPRHFIKVLTPFWQYQYLKKQQKEIDNVKNAFKIERKQVEKEKLISQLSYRIRQSLHLDEILSSTVNEVRQFLDCDRVIVYQLYPDGDGVIIAESVKNGVMSILGRIVQDNCFAKDFIQPYLNGRIQAVNNVFTANLSPCHLDLLLGIQIQANLVVPIIFHNRLWGLLAAQNCLQPRNWLEDELELLQKLGSQVAIAIQQSEYAQKALQIAQYQTAIATLGNTALATNDISILMNTTVNIVSKTLKVEYCDLLELQSNNASFLLKAGVGWLSDWIGLAQIGSSPRWMQGYTLKMMQPVVTEDLLVETRFSPPSFLHNTGIVSGAMVTIGGKENCFGVMGIYSKTLRKFTTEEIDFLQTVANVLATAIERTQTQRQLNYFFDLSLDMFCIIGKDGSFKRVNSSFLTTLGYTEEEIINQNVLSCVHPDDVEITKQELEKLDSGFPSVNFENRWLTNDGQYRWLAWKSLPYDEGIIYAVARDITLAKQAESQLRSLNEELEIRVKDRTEELEHTTTQLRTFVQTAGTVLVVLNQEYRIMEWNEEAEKVFGWQRDAVLGEDYFLLFIAPDERDILRDKLNITLNEGTVQRNLENKILTADGSERTLLWNVNRFTDNYGQGIGIIACGQDIEEVRLAQLRLKLSEQRFRSIFNQAAVGIVQVSLPGKIVLVNDKFIQLMGYTREQLADVDFHSLIDSDDVSPTLTDLSGLLSGYHATFEREIRIRCADDQLLWVNLTMSVVWVAVDPSYFIAIINDISGRKQAEASLQESEGRLNSVLSSLQDVVWSMSLPDLQPRYINPACQILYGHSPADILANRGILLDMVVSEYRQSVEKTWADIMESYELGILQNDYGKSWELEYKIQLSTGDTRWIRERSHIVYDKYGRAVSIDGISTDVTERHLAEEKLFKSLQEKEILLKEVHHRVKNNLYVISGLLNLQSSYIEDEAVKILFQDSQNRIQTMAVIHEQLYQSHDLSQINFADYINRLVSNLFLSYNHYHTGIKPITHLQECFLSIETAIPAGLLINELVTNAFKHAFPNGEGEVTINLMVKEEEQVKLEVIDNGIGLPVNLDWEKSNSLGLRLVRLLSQQLDAEIFVNGNSQGTIFSITFTPE